The nucleotide sequence CACGGCCACAGGATGCGCGGCGCCGGGTGCGAGATTGCCTACCTGCCGCAACGCGAGAATGTGGATTGGGACTTTCCGGTGACGGTGCGCGGTTTGGTGGAGATGGGCTGTTACAAGCGGTTGGGTTGGTGGCGCAAGTTTGGCGATGAGGAACAGAAAAATGTCAGCACGGCGTTGGCGGCGATGGAGCTGGATGACCTGGCTGAGCGCCAGATCAATGCCCTTTCCGGCGGCCAGCAACAGCGGGTGTTCCTGGCCCGGTCTCTGGCTCAGCAGGCGCATGTCTTTTTGTTGGATGAACCGTTTGCCGGTCTGGACCGTCCCTCGCAGGAAACACTGGCCCGTACGCTGCGTGAACTGGCCGCCGCGGGCAACCTTGTTGTTGCCTCATCCCACGATCTTCAAAACGCGC is from Candidatus Methylacidiphilales bacterium and encodes:
- a CDS encoding metal ABC transporter ATP-binding protein produces the protein MKPDNKMETHRLEIQDLTVAYNRVPAVHHISLSIPCGHSVALLGPNGGGKTTLLKALAGLLPLETGVVRFHGHRMRGAGCEIAYLPQRENVDWDFPVTVRGLVEMGCYKRLGWWRKFGDEEQKNVSTALAAMELDDLAERQINALSGGQQQRVFLARSLAQQAHVFLLDEPFAGLDRPSQETLARTLRELAAAGNLVVASSHDLQNAPYLFDKILLLNGELVAFGETAAVFNKENLQKTFETRVFSGHEKVES